The proteins below are encoded in one region of Candidatus Polarisedimenticolaceae bacterium:
- the recA gene encoding recombinase RecA produces MALDLKDRLKAMDLAVSQIERQFGKGSIMKLGDRQQVDVAAISTTSLSVDFALGVGGIPRGRVVEIFGPESSGKTTLALHIVAETQRLGGIAAFIDAEHALDPEYAGKLGCDTDNLMVSQPDSGEQALEIAEILIRSGAVDLVVVDSVAALVPKAELDGEMGDSHVGLQARLMSQALRKLTGIVSKSKTALVFINQIRDKIGVMFGSPETTTGGRALKFYASIRIDIRRIGAIKEGEETTGSRTRLRVVKNKVAPPFRSAEFDILYGEGISKEGDLIDLGIAHKLVDKSGSWFSYGEIRLGQGRENARQFLKDNPELATELDRKLRQTLGLVKGNGAEAPAAVEAPKAAPAIVEARPRPAARPS; encoded by the coding sequence ATGGCGCTGGATCTCAAGGACCGTCTGAAGGCGATGGACCTCGCCGTCTCCCAGATCGAGAGACAGTTCGGCAAGGGCTCCATCATGAAACTCGGCGACCGCCAGCAGGTGGATGTCGCCGCGATCTCCACGACCTCCCTCTCGGTCGATTTCGCGCTCGGCGTGGGCGGGATCCCCCGCGGCCGCGTCGTCGAGATCTTCGGACCGGAATCCTCGGGCAAGACGACGCTCGCGCTGCACATCGTCGCCGAGACCCAGAGGCTCGGCGGCATCGCGGCGTTCATCGACGCCGAGCACGCCCTCGATCCCGAATACGCCGGCAAGCTCGGCTGCGACACCGACAACCTCATGGTCTCTCAACCCGACTCCGGCGAGCAGGCCCTCGAGATCGCCGAGATCCTGATCCGCTCGGGCGCCGTCGACCTCGTCGTCGTCGACTCGGTCGCCGCGCTCGTCCCGAAGGCCGAGCTCGACGGCGAGATGGGCGATTCGCACGTCGGCCTGCAGGCCCGACTCATGTCGCAGGCGCTGCGCAAGCTCACCGGCATCGTCTCGAAGAGCAAGACGGCGCTCGTCTTCATCAACCAAATCCGCGACAAGATCGGCGTGATGTTCGGCAGCCCCGAGACGACGACGGGCGGACGCGCGCTGAAGTTCTACGCGTCGATCCGCATCGACATCCGCCGCATCGGCGCGATCAAGGAGGGCGAGGAGACCACGGGGTCCCGCACCCGCCTGCGCGTCGTCAAGAACAAGGTCGCCCCGCCGTTCCGCTCGGCGGAGTTCGACATCCTCTACGGCGAAGGCATCTCGAAGGAAGGCGACCTGATCGACCTCGGGATCGCGCACAAGCTCGTGGACAAGTCGGGCTCGTGGTTCTCCTACGGTGAGATCCGCCTGGGCCAGGGCCGGGAAAACGCGCGGCAGTTCCTGAAGGACAACCCCGAGCTCGCGACCGAGCTCGACCGGAAGCTCCGGCAGACGCTGGGGCTGGTGAAGGGGAACGGCGCCGAGGCTCCCGCCGCCGTGGAGGCGCCGAAGGCGGCCCCCGCGATCGTCGAGGCGCGCCCGAGACCCGCGGCCCGTCCGTCCTGA
- a CDS encoding aminotransferase class IV, protein MSFPVPEGAVLFDGRWVAPGEASLPLADPSVQSGLGVFETLAVREGRVLDLDDHVARLGASAARLGVPLPEPEVLVAACLGYAAHAGAGTGWMKILAVRGGHWAVFGGAMSPEEEGRPATAVVLPWSRSVADPLGGVKSTSYGPFALGLEEARRRGADEGLWRNARGHLLEGCASNLFLVGGRALFTASPREGVLAGTTRAHALDAARAMGLSIHEGRVRMERLLRAEEAFLTSSLRGVRPLLAVDGRRVGRGVPGPVTMEIARRVARAREASARAPETLVPETER, encoded by the coding sequence TTGAGTTTTCCGGTCCCCGAAGGCGCGGTCCTGTTCGACGGCCGGTGGGTCGCCCCCGGGGAGGCCTCGCTCCCCCTCGCCGATCCGTCCGTGCAGTCGGGGCTCGGCGTCTTCGAGACGCTCGCCGTCCGCGAGGGGCGCGTGCTCGACCTCGACGATCACGTGGCCCGGCTGGGAGCGAGCGCGGCGCGCTTGGGAGTGCCGCTCCCGGAGCCCGAGGTGCTCGTCGCCGCCTGCCTCGGTTACGCGGCGCACGCCGGGGCGGGGACGGGGTGGATGAAGATCCTCGCCGTGCGCGGCGGCCACTGGGCGGTGTTCGGCGGCGCGATGAGCCCGGAGGAGGAGGGACGGCCGGCGACCGCGGTCGTGCTCCCCTGGTCCCGAAGCGTGGCGGACCCGCTCGGCGGAGTGAAGTCGACGAGTTACGGCCCGTTCGCGCTCGGCCTCGAGGAAGCCCGTCGCCGAGGCGCCGACGAAGGGCTCTGGCGCAACGCGCGCGGGCATCTGCTCGAAGGGTGCGCGAGCAACCTGTTCCTCGTGGGGGGCAGGGCGTTGTTCACCGCGTCGCCGCGGGAAGGGGTTCTCGCGGGAACGACACGCGCCCACGCCCTCGACGCGGCACGCGCGATGGGCCTGAGCATCCACGAAGGTCGCGTCCGGATGGAGCGCCTCCTGCGCGCCGAGGAGGCGTTCCTCACGTCGAGCCTGCGCGGCGTGCGCCCGCTGCTCGCCGTGGACGGCCGCCGCGTCGGGCGCGGCGTCCCCGGGCCGGTCACGATGGAGATCGCGCGCCGGGTCGCCCGGGCGCGCGAGGCGTCGGCCCGCGCCCCCGAAACCCTCGTCCCGGAGACCGAACGATGA